A region from the Acidobacteriota bacterium genome encodes:
- a CDS encoding NAD-dependent dehydratase, which produces MKILLIGGTGFIGRFVVEQLVNSGHDVTVLHRGKSNVQLPDGARRVLGDSNGLAELRPELRKLSLDVVINFILSSGRQAQQVLEALRGIAGRVVALSSMDVYRACGVLHETESGGLQPVPLTEESELRTKPAYTPQQMEMGKRIFSWMNDEYDKIAVEGAILSNPELPGTVLRLPMVYGPGDPLHRFLPIIKRIRDGRRKILFEQDIACWRGTMGFVENVATAIKLAATRSEASGRTYNIAEEDPLTEVEWARLIAKEMAWDCEFVVLPKERVPQHLLHPGNFKQHWVASSKRIRQELGYREAISHDEAVRRTIRWELENPPAQIPEILFNYAAEDDAALP; this is translated from the coding sequence ATGAAGATCCTTCTCATCGGCGGCACTGGATTCATCGGCCGCTTTGTCGTCGAGCAGCTCGTTAACTCCGGACACGACGTGACTGTTCTTCATCGCGGCAAGAGTAATGTCCAGCTTCCGGACGGTGCGCGACGTGTTCTTGGTGACAGCAATGGCCTGGCTGAGCTTCGTCCAGAACTGCGCAAGCTCTCATTGGATGTAGTCATCAATTTCATTCTGAGCTCTGGTCGACAAGCACAACAAGTGCTGGAGGCGCTTCGCGGCATTGCAGGGCGCGTAGTCGCGCTTAGCAGCATGGATGTCTATCGTGCTTGCGGAGTGCTGCACGAAACTGAATCCGGCGGGCTCCAACCGGTGCCGCTGACCGAAGAATCTGAGTTGCGAACGAAACCTGCATATACTCCGCAGCAGATGGAAATGGGCAAAAGGATTTTCTCCTGGATGAATGACGAGTACGACAAGATCGCTGTGGAAGGCGCCATACTGTCGAATCCAGAGCTTCCCGGAACGGTCCTGCGGTTGCCGATGGTTTACGGACCGGGCGATCCGCTGCATAGGTTTCTCCCCATCATCAAACGCATTCGCGACGGTCGGCGAAAGATCTTGTTCGAGCAAGATATTGCGTGTTGGCGCGGAACGATGGGCTTCGTGGAGAACGTCGCAACTGCGATCAAGCTGGCAGCCACGCGTTCGGAGGCGAGCGGTCGCACTTACAATATTGCGGAGGAAGATCCGCTCACTGAGGTCGAATGGGCACGGCTAATCGCAAAGGAAATGGCATGGGACTGTGAATTTGTCGTGCTGCCAAAAGAGCGTGTTCCGCAGCATTTGCTGCATCCCGGAAATTTCAAGCAGCACTGGGTAGCAAGTTCAAAACGGATTCGGCAGGAACTCGGTTATCGCGAAGCGATTTCTCACGATGAGGCTGTCCGTCGAACAATACGCTGGGAGCTCGAAAATCCGCCTGCGCAGATTCCTGAAATATTGTTCAACTACGCAGCCGAGGATGACGCGGCTCTACCTTGA
- a CDS encoding dehydrogenase, translated as MALSRTEHKKTAVAERPQEKNYQGLTPEQLIQMYRLMFMSRRLDDREILLKRQQKIFFQISGAGHEALLVAAAMVLKPGYDWFYPYYRDRGLVLALGVTPEEQLLQAVGAADDPASGGRQMPSHWGHKKFNIVTQSSPTGTQLLQAVGCAEAGRYFAQNPKAADRHDPKDYSGYKDVVFHGDEVVYVSCGDGTTSQGEFWEAINGASNIRLPVLFLVEDNEYAISVPVEVNTAGGNISKLVANFPNFYFAECDGTDPVASYAVLRKAVEHCRSGKGPAFVHGHVIRPYSHSLSDDERLYRPESERSRDAQRDPITRMQLFLIRENILDEAEINRLEKEVDEEVHRATDRVLAARLPEAGSITRFVYSANIDPASSSFATEPSRNGADKTMADLINACLRDEMKRDCRIVMFGEDIADCSREQYLSEKLVKGKGGVFKLTSGLQCDFGSQRVYNSPLAEATIVGRAIGVATRGMKPVVEVQFFDYIWPAFHQLRNELPVIRWRSNGNFSCPAVIRVAVGGYLTGGAIYHSQCGESLFTHTPGMRVVFPSNALDANGLLRTAIRCDDPVLFLEHKRLYRETYGRAPYPGPDYMIPFGKARIVREGVDMTLVTYGATVPRALQAAQRIAREHDISVELIDLRTLNPYDWEAIANSVRKTNRVIVAHEDTLSWGYGAEIAARIASELFEHLDAPVRRVAAMDTFVAYQPLLEDEILPQADDFYKAMQELGEY; from the coding sequence ATGGCCCTGAGCCGGACGGAGCATAAGAAGACTGCGGTTGCCGAACGACCCCAAGAAAAGAATTATCAAGGGCTCACTCCAGAACAATTAATCCAGATGTACCGGCTGATGTTCATGTCGCGCCGGTTGGACGACCGCGAGATTTTGCTCAAGCGGCAACAGAAAATCTTCTTCCAAATCTCAGGCGCCGGACATGAGGCTCTGCTGGTTGCTGCGGCGATGGTCCTCAAGCCGGGATATGACTGGTTCTATCCCTATTATCGTGACCGCGGGCTCGTGCTTGCTCTCGGTGTGACTCCGGAAGAACAATTGCTGCAGGCTGTCGGGGCCGCTGACGATCCGGCATCGGGCGGACGCCAGATGCCGTCGCACTGGGGACACAAGAAATTCAACATTGTCACACAGTCGTCGCCGACCGGAACTCAGCTTCTGCAGGCGGTCGGATGCGCCGAAGCTGGACGATATTTCGCGCAGAATCCTAAAGCCGCCGACCGTCATGATCCGAAAGACTACTCCGGCTACAAGGACGTCGTATTCCATGGCGACGAAGTTGTGTACGTTTCCTGTGGCGATGGCACGACGAGTCAGGGCGAATTCTGGGAGGCAATAAACGGCGCCTCTAATATAAGGCTGCCCGTGCTCTTTCTCGTCGAGGACAACGAGTATGCGATCTCTGTTCCGGTTGAGGTGAACACTGCCGGCGGAAATATCTCGAAACTGGTTGCGAATTTCCCAAATTTCTATTTTGCCGAGTGTGATGGCACCGATCCCGTGGCGTCTTATGCAGTATTGCGTAAAGCGGTCGAACATTGCCGCTCCGGCAAGGGCCCGGCGTTTGTTCATGGGCATGTGATACGTCCGTATTCTCATTCGCTTTCGGACGACGAAAGACTTTACCGTCCGGAATCGGAGCGCTCACGCGATGCGCAGCGTGATCCCATTACGCGCATGCAACTGTTCCTGATTCGGGAGAATATTCTCGATGAGGCGGAGATCAATCGCCTGGAGAAGGAGGTTGATGAAGAAGTCCACCGGGCCACAGATCGGGTGCTGGCTGCGCGGCTTCCGGAAGCGGGGTCGATTACCCGGTTCGTTTATTCGGCCAACATCGATCCAGCGTCTTCCTCCTTTGCGACGGAACCGAGCCGCAATGGAGCTGACAAAACCATGGCCGATCTCATCAATGCGTGCCTTCGCGATGAGATGAAGCGCGACTGCCGCATTGTGATGTTCGGCGAAGACATTGCCGATTGCAGCCGCGAACAATATTTGTCCGAAAAGCTTGTGAAAGGGAAGGGCGGAGTATTCAAACTCACGTCAGGTCTTCAGTGCGATTTTGGCTCACAGCGCGTGTACAACTCGCCGCTCGCTGAGGCCACCATCGTTGGACGCGCGATCGGAGTTGCGACGCGAGGAATGAAACCTGTCGTCGAAGTTCAGTTCTTCGATTACATTTGGCCGGCATTCCATCAGCTGCGAAACGAGTTGCCGGTGATTCGATGGAGATCGAATGGAAACTTCTCCTGTCCCGCGGTGATTCGAGTTGCCGTCGGCGGATACCTGACTGGAGGCGCAATCTACCACTCTCAATGCGGAGAGAGCTTGTTCACGCACACTCCGGGAATGCGCGTGGTGTTTCCCTCTAACGCTCTCGATGCCAACGGGCTGCTGCGCACCGCAATACGCTGCGACGATCCCGTGCTATTCCTCGAACACAAACGTTTGTATCGCGAGACTTACGGCCGCGCTCCGTACCCAGGCCCTGACTACATGATTCCCTTCGGCAAGGCGCGCATCGTCCGCGAGGGTGTGGACATGACGCTGGTCACGTATGGCGCGACAGTGCCGCGTGCTCTGCAGGCGGCGCAACGCATCGCGCGCGAGCACGACATCAGCGTGGAATTGATCGATTTGCGTACCCTCAACCCATATGACTGGGAGGCGATCGCCAACTCGGTGCGGAAGACAAATCGTGTGATCGTCGCGCATGAAGACACGCTGAGCTGGGGCTACGGTGCTGAGATTGCCGCGCGTATTGCCAGTGAGCTCTTTGAGCATCTGGATGCCCCAGTGCGCCGCGTTGCTGCGATGGACACGTTTGTTGCCTATCAGCCGCTGCTCGAAGACGAGATTCTGCCGCAAGCCGACGACTTCTACAAAGCAATGCAGGAACTGGGAGAGTACTAG
- a CDS encoding twitching motility protein, which produces MATTPTTAPAASQPAAPATPAAAISTPALITTMVKFNARVSDLIISPYRPPQVELGGQLVVVPGLPVLSAQDTARLAADLIGANKRAADFLKNDGACDTSYSIPDLARFRVNVFRQRGTYAIVMRTIPMVIPSFEDLKLPPQLKDIAGLKNGIVLVTGPTGSGKSSTLAAIIRLINETKAYHIVTIEDPIEFMHPHGKSTIHQRELHSDTPTFALALRAALRQAPKVILVGEMRDRETIEIAMTASETGHLVFSTLHTIDAPKTVERIIGEFPVSEQTAIRNRLAQSFRYIVSQRLLPRKDGHGRMAAIEILKSTMRTRDYVMNGERSGQSLHDAMKDGELEGMQHFDAVLEKMVRDGVITKATAIGYATNAGNLNLSLSDYEETEASR; this is translated from the coding sequence ATGGCGACCACGCCGACGACTGCTCCAGCCGCTTCGCAACCCGCAGCTCCTGCCACGCCCGCCGCGGCGATTTCGACTCCTGCACTGATTACTACAATGGTCAAGTTCAATGCCAGAGTCAGCGACCTGATCATCTCGCCGTATCGTCCTCCACAGGTCGAATTGGGAGGCCAACTGGTTGTGGTGCCAGGACTGCCTGTGCTCTCGGCGCAGGACACGGCGAGACTCGCCGCTGATCTGATCGGCGCCAATAAGCGCGCTGCTGACTTCCTGAAGAACGACGGCGCCTGCGACACTTCTTACAGTATTCCCGATTTAGCACGATTTCGCGTAAACGTCTTTCGGCAAAGAGGAACGTACGCCATCGTTATGCGCACTATCCCGATGGTGATCCCCTCTTTTGAAGATCTCAAGCTGCCGCCGCAATTGAAAGATATTGCGGGGCTGAAGAATGGCATCGTTCTGGTGACAGGCCCGACGGGCTCGGGAAAGTCTTCGACACTCGCTGCCATCATCCGTCTCATCAACGAGACGAAGGCGTACCACATCGTCACCATCGAAGATCCGATCGAGTTCATGCACCCGCACGGCAAATCGACGATTCATCAGCGCGAGTTGCACAGCGATACGCCGACCTTCGCTCTCGCCTTGCGAGCTGCATTACGCCAGGCTCCGAAAGTGATTCTGGTGGGCGAGATGCGCGATCGCGAGACCATCGAGATCGCGATGACGGCTTCCGAAACCGGTCACCTCGTATTCTCTACACTGCATACAATCGATGCGCCAAAGACCGTCGAACGCATCATCGGAGAATTTCCAGTTAGTGAGCAAACGGCGATCCGCAACCGCCTTGCGCAATCATTCCGCTACATCGTCTCCCAACGCTTATTGCCGCGCAAAGATGGTCATGGACGCATGGCTGCCATTGAAATCCTTAAATCCACGATGCGCACGCGAGACTACGTTATGAACGGCGAGCGCAGTGGTCAGTCGCTGCATGACGCGATGAAGGATGGCGAACTGGAAGGCATGCAGCACTTTGACGCCGTGCTGGAGAAAATGGTCCGGGACGGGGTCATCACCAAAGCCACGGCGATTGGATACGCAACCAATGCCGGCAATTTGAACCTGTCGCTTTCCGATTACGAAGAGACTGAGGCTTCAAGGTAG
- a CDS encoding lipid A biosynthesis acyltransferase: MRQKFEYVAVYLFVRVLGSLPRRLSRAFGIGLGMAAYIVVGRLRRVGMRNLEIAFPEMPKNRHSQIIRELFTGFGRHLAEFCMFPRYTAENARSVALYDGFENYTAGRDAGRGVLLLTAHLGAWEIGSFVHSIFGNPIKIVVRRLDNPKVDALVERYRTLHGNQTFAKEDFARGLLAAMKAGETVGILMDTNMTPPQGVFVNFFGKPACTASGMARVALRSGAAVVPAFTIWDKNLKKYRVRFDPTLQLVSTGDDDADAITNTALFNRVIQNYVTRYPEQWLWVHRRWKTRPPGEPPIY, encoded by the coding sequence ATGCGCCAGAAATTCGAATATGTGGCGGTGTATCTCTTTGTCCGAGTGCTTGGATCTCTACCGCGCCGCCTGTCGCGGGCTTTCGGGATCGGACTGGGCATGGCAGCATACATTGTCGTTGGACGATTACGAAGAGTGGGCATGCGTAATCTGGAGATTGCGTTTCCAGAAATGCCAAAGAACCGGCACAGCCAAATTATTCGCGAACTGTTCACTGGCTTTGGGCGGCATCTCGCTGAGTTCTGCATGTTTCCCCGCTACACCGCCGAAAATGCGCGCAGCGTTGCTCTCTATGATGGATTTGAAAACTACACTGCGGGGCGCGATGCCGGCCGCGGCGTCCTGCTTCTTACCGCCCACCTGGGAGCATGGGAGATTGGATCGTTCGTACACTCCATCTTTGGGAACCCCATCAAGATCGTGGTTCGCAGGCTGGACAATCCCAAAGTCGACGCGCTGGTCGAGCGTTACCGCACACTACATGGCAACCAGACCTTCGCTAAGGAAGACTTTGCCCGGGGACTGCTGGCTGCGATGAAGGCCGGAGAAACCGTTGGCATCCTAATGGATACGAACATGACGCCGCCACAAGGCGTATTCGTGAATTTCTTTGGTAAGCCTGCATGTACAGCCTCGGGAATGGCGAGGGTAGCTCTTCGCTCCGGCGCGGCTGTGGTCCCGGCATTTACTATCTGGGACAAGAACCTGAAGAAATATCGAGTTCGTTTTGATCCGACGTTGCAGTTAGTATCCACTGGAGACGATGACGCCGATGCAATTACCAACACAGCTCTCTTTAATCGCGTGATTCAGAATTATGTGACCCGGTATCCTGAACAGTGGTTGTGGGTTCACCGCCGGTGGAAAACTCGTCCTCCCGGAGAACCGCCGATCTATTGA
- a CDS encoding sulfite oxidase-like oxidoreductase: protein MAFSGIFSGDERKRKEQEMRSEGRLPPGQSLTLKWPVLHYGSVPRFNESKWDFRVAGIVEHPLHLTWKEFTQLPRVDRTSDFHCVTRWSRFDNRWTGVAMREILSRAKPKPEAKYVLIHAEQGYTANVPLADLDRDDVLLATHHDGEPLTPDHGYPLRLIVPHLYAWKSVKWVRGFDFLSEDQAGFWEQNGYHMRGDPFTEQRFDTD, encoded by the coding sequence ATGGCATTCTCTGGAATTTTCTCCGGCGACGAACGCAAGCGCAAAGAGCAGGAGATGCGCAGTGAAGGACGTCTTCCTCCCGGCCAGTCACTCACGCTGAAGTGGCCGGTCCTGCACTATGGATCGGTTCCGCGATTCAACGAATCAAAATGGGATTTCCGCGTTGCAGGAATCGTCGAGCATCCGCTGCACCTCACCTGGAAAGAATTCACTCAACTGCCGCGCGTGGACCGAACGAGCGACTTTCACTGCGTGACGCGCTGGAGCCGATTCGACAACCGCTGGACCGGGGTTGCCATGCGCGAGATCCTCTCTCGCGCTAAGCCGAAGCCGGAAGCCAAATACGTGCTCATACATGCGGAGCAGGGATATACCGCAAATGTTCCTTTAGCTGACCTCGATCGCGATGACGTTTTGCTCGCGACCCATCACGATGGCGAGCCTCTCACGCCAGATCACGGATACCCCTTGCGGCTCATCGTGCCGCATCTCTACGCGTGGAAGTCAGTGAAGTGGGTGCGCGGGTTTGACTTTCTGAGCGAGGATCAAGCGGGATTTTGGGAACAGAACGGTTATCACATGCGTGGGGATCCGTTCACAGAGCAACGGTTCGATACGGACTAG
- a CDS encoding serine protease — translation MTRLIHSWRRAFWLIPFAFGLSAHADVVRIVIDGTINPVSAEYIERGLARAADQHAQALLMEIQTPGGLSDSTRQIIAKMLASPVPVIVYVYPSGSRSASAGFYILEAADIAAMAPGTNTGAAHPVLMGITMDPVMKEKLENDSAAFIRSYAGKRGRNVEIAESAVRQSKSFTDQEALQQHLIDYVAKDASELLKDIDSKTITRFDGKTLLLHTSGAHIVDYEMSLKEVILSFLMDPNISFLILMIGLAAIYAELNHPGAIIPGVVGIIFVVLAVFALNLLPLRFAGVALILTAFILFALEAKFATHGALGIGGIAVMILGALLLVDGPIPQMRIQPVTAIAVSITFGLLTIFLLNIAVRARRGKVVTGEKGLIGELGMAQTTLRPEGKVFVHGEIWNAYCPAGAESGQTVRVSGIHDLVLTVEPVSVGVPAGSSLK, via the coding sequence ATGACGCGCCTGATCCATTCCTGGCGACGCGCTTTTTGGTTGATACCCTTCGCATTCGGGTTGTCAGCTCACGCCGATGTTGTTCGAATCGTTATCGATGGAACCATAAATCCAGTTTCTGCCGAATATATCGAGCGTGGCCTGGCGCGCGCTGCCGACCAGCACGCGCAGGCCTTGCTGATGGAAATCCAAACTCCCGGCGGACTCTCGGACTCCACCCGCCAGATCATCGCCAAAATGCTGGCCTCGCCTGTTCCGGTGATTGTGTATGTCTATCCCAGCGGAAGCAGGTCGGCCTCTGCGGGCTTCTACATTCTCGAAGCTGCCGATATCGCGGCAATGGCTCCGGGCACCAATACCGGAGCCGCGCATCCCGTGCTCATGGGCATCACTATGGATCCCGTGATGAAGGAAAAGCTCGAGAACGATTCCGCTGCTTTCATCCGTTCTTACGCCGGCAAGCGGGGACGCAATGTCGAGATTGCCGAGAGTGCCGTGCGTCAATCGAAATCATTCACCGATCAAGAGGCTCTGCAACAGCACTTGATCGACTACGTGGCTAAGGATGCTTCTGAACTCCTGAAAGACATCGACAGTAAGACGATAACCCGCTTTGATGGGAAGACGCTGCTCCTCCACACCTCCGGGGCACACATCGTCGATTACGAGATGTCGCTCAAGGAAGTGATCCTCTCATTCTTGATGGACCCGAATATCTCCTTCCTGATCCTGATGATCGGCTTGGCCGCGATCTACGCCGAACTGAATCATCCCGGAGCAATCATTCCCGGAGTTGTAGGCATCATTTTCGTAGTCCTGGCGGTCTTCGCACTCAACCTGCTACCTTTGCGTTTCGCCGGGGTGGCTCTCATTTTGACAGCGTTCATCCTGTTCGCCTTAGAGGCGAAGTTCGCCACCCATGGCGCTCTCGGCATAGGTGGGATTGCGGTGATGATCCTGGGAGCGTTACTGCTGGTCGACGGACCAATTCCACAAATGCGGATTCAGCCAGTCACGGCGATCGCAGTCAGCATCACTTTCGGCCTTCTTACAATCTTCCTGCTGAACATCGCTGTCCGGGCCCGCAGAGGCAAGGTCGTGACAGGCGAGAAAGGGCTGATCGGCGAGTTAGGGATGGCGCAAACGACGCTTCGGCCTGAGGGCAAGGTCTTCGTTCACGGCGAGATCTGGAACGCTTACTGCCCAGCGGGAGCCGAATCGGGGCAGACGGTCCGGGTCTCCGGAATTCACGATCTCGTTCTTACTGTCGAACCCGTCTCGGTGGGTGTACCCGCTGGTTCCAGTCTGAAATAG
- a CDS encoding HAD family hydrolase, which produces MLTCSAVLFDLDGVLVDSTPAVERVWRGWADEHGLDPDFVMQWAHGRRSIETILRVAPSLDAPNENLKVERREIEDLEGVRAIDGAAELLAAMPPGHWTVVTSATRELAEARMHYVNLPLPKEAITAELVERGKPHPEPYLKGAALLGFPANECLVIEDTAAGIASAKTAGMQVIGLTTTYPAHELREADVIVRSCADIHVEVRAGDEDSLKLQFYFEYSPAEI; this is translated from the coding sequence ATGTTGACCTGCAGTGCGGTGCTGTTCGATTTGGATGGTGTTCTGGTTGATTCCACGCCGGCAGTCGAGCGGGTCTGGCGGGGCTGGGCTGACGAGCATGGGCTCGATCCTGATTTTGTTATGCAGTGGGCGCACGGCCGCCGCTCTATTGAAACGATTCTTCGTGTTGCTCCGTCGCTGGATGCTCCTAACGAAAATCTCAAGGTAGAACGTCGTGAAATCGAAGACCTCGAAGGTGTGCGCGCGATTGACGGCGCAGCCGAATTACTCGCAGCAATGCCGCCGGGCCACTGGACGGTCGTGACTTCAGCTACCCGCGAGTTGGCTGAGGCACGCATGCACTACGTAAATCTTCCGCTTCCAAAAGAGGCAATCACCGCAGAGCTGGTCGAACGCGGGAAACCTCATCCTGAACCATACTTGAAGGGGGCAGCACTACTCGGATTTCCTGCGAACGAATGTCTGGTGATCGAAGACACCGCCGCGGGCATCGCATCGGCAAAAACCGCCGGTATGCAGGTGATTGGCTTGACCACGACCTACCCCGCTCATGAATTGCGAGAGGCCGATGTGATCGTTCGCAGCTGCGCAGACATTCACGTCGAAGTTCGGGCAGGGGACGAAGACAGCCTCAAGCTCCAGTTCTATTTCGAATACTCACCTGCGGAAATCTAG
- a CDS encoding menaquinone biosynthesis decarboxylase: protein MSYRDLRDWVVALERAGELKRIRTEVDPILEVTEIADRISKSQVPRPGGAALLFEKLKGHPGSKLLINQFGSEKRMKLALGVDSLDEIAGRIRELLNMKSPEGFLEKLKMLPMLADMGKLFPKVVSTGACKEVIKKGNFSLLDFPILKCWPQDGGRFITLPCVITRDPRTGKRNIGMYRMQVYDERTTGMHWQRQKVAAEHYRERLRMGAAAGAQDGGRGAAVDIMARSSGGSMLAEGGRPAGKMEVAVAIGTDPALTFSAVVPAPPDVEEFIVAGFLRQEPVELVKCETVDLEVPANAEIVLEGYVLLDELRPEGPFGDHTGFYTLEDEYPVFHVTCITHRKDPIYATTIVGKPPMEDAWMGKAIERIFLPLMKLTLPEIVDVNLPVEGVFHNLMIVSIRKSYPGQARKVMHGIWSLGQAMFTKCIVVVEEDVNVHDIGEVTLKALNNIDPERDIQFTLGPIDSLDHASRLANYGSKMGIDATRKWSTEGFSRRWPDEITMDPAIKAIVDKKWKSLGIE, encoded by the coding sequence TTGTCATACCGAGATCTGCGCGATTGGGTGGTTGCGCTCGAACGCGCGGGCGAACTGAAGCGCATTCGCACAGAAGTAGATCCAATTCTCGAAGTTACTGAAATTGCCGACCGCATATCGAAATCTCAAGTTCCCAGACCGGGCGGCGCCGCTTTGCTCTTCGAGAAGCTGAAGGGACATCCGGGCTCCAAGCTCCTGATCAATCAGTTTGGCTCCGAGAAGCGGATGAAGCTGGCGCTTGGCGTTGATTCTCTTGATGAGATCGCAGGACGAATCCGCGAGCTGCTGAACATGAAGTCCCCGGAAGGCTTCCTCGAAAAGCTGAAGATGCTTCCGATGCTGGCGGATATGGGTAAGTTGTTCCCCAAAGTGGTCTCGACGGGTGCCTGTAAGGAGGTCATCAAGAAAGGCAATTTCTCGTTGCTCGACTTTCCCATTTTGAAATGCTGGCCTCAAGATGGCGGACGATTCATTACGCTGCCATGTGTGATCACGCGTGATCCCAGAACGGGAAAACGAAACATTGGCATGTATCGCATGCAGGTGTATGACGAGCGCACTACCGGCATGCACTGGCAGCGCCAGAAGGTGGCCGCAGAACATTATCGAGAGCGGCTGCGCATGGGTGCCGCTGCTGGCGCGCAAGACGGAGGCAGAGGCGCCGCTGTGGACATCATGGCTCGCTCATCTGGTGGCAGCATGCTGGCTGAAGGTGGTCGTCCGGCAGGGAAGATGGAAGTTGCCGTGGCAATTGGCACCGATCCAGCACTTACCTTCTCAGCAGTAGTTCCGGCGCCTCCCGATGTTGAGGAGTTCATCGTTGCCGGCTTTCTCCGGCAGGAACCTGTCGAATTGGTGAAATGCGAGACCGTCGATCTGGAGGTCCCTGCCAACGCAGAAATTGTTCTTGAGGGATACGTGCTGCTCGACGAGCTTCGTCCCGAAGGTCCCTTTGGCGACCACACCGGCTTCTACACTCTGGAAGATGAGTATCCGGTTTTCCACGTCACCTGCATTACACATCGCAAAGACCCCATTTATGCGACAACCATCGTCGGCAAGCCTCCGATGGAAGACGCCTGGATGGGGAAAGCTATCGAGCGCATCTTCCTGCCGCTGATGAAGCTGACGTTGCCTGAGATCGTCGATGTCAATCTCCCGGTAGAAGGTGTGTTTCACAACCTGATGATCGTCTCCATTCGGAAGTCGTATCCAGGACAGGCGCGCAAGGTGATGCACGGAATCTGGTCACTCGGGCAGGCGATGTTCACGAAATGCATCGTCGTGGTAGAGGAAGACGTGAATGTCCACGACATTGGCGAAGTAACCCTGAAGGCCCTGAACAATATTGATCCCGAGCGTGACATCCAGTTCACGCTTGGACCCATCGATTCACTTGATCACGCTTCTCGGCTGGCAAACTACGGTTCCAAAATGGGAATTGACGCCACAAGAAAATGGTCGACCGAGGGCTTCTCGCGGCGCTGGCCTGACGAGATCACGATGGATCCTGCAATCAAAGCCATCGTGGACAAAAAGTGGAAGAGCCTGGGCATTGAATAA
- the lpxD gene encoding UDP-3-O-(3-hydroxymyristoyl)glucosamine N-acyltransferase, whose product MSANASTQSAQEIARHCGAILKGNGATRVRGIASIRSAKEGDVVFAADDSMLKEALESRASLVLTGQFGANAQSSKPLLISSDPKLAFARVAALFSRAERRVGHDESSQIHLSAKIGEKTWIGPGVVIEEGASIGNHSSIEANSVIGSNVIVGEECQIRPNVTIYPGTTLGNRVVVQAGSVLGSTGFGYTRDDAGHYQLFPQVGRLIIEDDVDIGANCTVDRGALDATVIRRGTKLDNMVHVGHNVEIGEDVVVAAQTGISGSSRIGAGAIVGGQVGIADHVEIEAGVILGAQSGIPSNKVIRGKGVVFWGTPARPIKDYLKELATLSRLTRKKEE is encoded by the coding sequence ATGAGCGCAAACGCCTCAACCCAATCAGCGCAGGAGATCGCCCGCCACTGCGGTGCGATTCTCAAAGGCAACGGAGCAACGCGCGTGCGCGGCATCGCCAGCATCCGATCGGCAAAAGAGGGCGATGTCGTGTTTGCAGCAGATGATTCCATGCTAAAAGAAGCCCTCGAATCACGAGCCTCGCTTGTCCTGACAGGGCAATTTGGCGCGAATGCGCAAAGCTCGAAGCCGCTTCTGATCTCTTCTGATCCAAAGCTAGCCTTCGCTCGTGTCGCGGCTCTGTTCTCACGCGCTGAAAGGCGGGTTGGCCATGACGAGAGCTCGCAAATTCATTTGTCAGCGAAAATTGGCGAAAAAACCTGGATTGGACCTGGGGTTGTGATTGAAGAAGGCGCCAGCATCGGAAACCACAGTTCCATTGAAGCTAATTCTGTCATTGGCAGCAATGTAATTGTGGGCGAAGAGTGCCAGATTCGCCCTAACGTGACGATCTATCCGGGAACGACACTGGGGAATCGAGTGGTGGTGCAGGCGGGAAGTGTACTCGGGTCCACTGGCTTCGGATATACCCGCGATGATGCCGGACATTATCAACTCTTTCCCCAAGTGGGACGTCTCATAATCGAAGATGACGTTGACATCGGGGCTAATTGCACCGTAGATCGTGGAGCACTCGATGCCACCGTCATTCGACGTGGTACGAAGCTCGATAATATGGTGCATGTCGGTCACAATGTCGAAATCGGCGAGGATGTTGTCGTGGCCGCGCAGACTGGAATCTCCGGTAGCTCACGCATTGGGGCGGGCGCAATCGTTGGAGGCCAGGTCGGGATCGCCGATCACGTGGAAATCGAAGCCGGAGTCATTCTCGGCGCCCAGAGCGGAATTCCAAGTAACAAAGTCATTCGAGGGAAAGGCGTCGTCTTTTGGGGAACCCCTGCTCGTCCAATCAAAGACTATCTCAAAGAACTGGCCACTCTTTCGCGGCTAACTCGAAAAAAGGAAGAGTAG